One Novosphingobium sp. G106 DNA segment encodes these proteins:
- a CDS encoding MFS transporter, translated as MMDQAQQAATTAPGLSIGEKVVVLMGGVVAGMSLTVLNPVLPSIEKALAHTPTDQMLVKQLFGAVTLAMVAGAPLGGFLVAKLGMRRLLLIASLVFAIGGSSGFFMSSLPMLLVSRLFVGLSAACIQVMALTLVNTRLSGAGRAKWMGLHVAIATLFSLAIFPLSGFLGDISWRLPFLEHLFGLVVFAAILVSPLSEVPQQPRSAAAGLASESIFKWMPWHYVALTLFTGAITFLPTIYSPFLFRDKFGLQPSGIGMIMLASALIGGLSAMFYGKAMRYLSVHAAFLVAFGLAATGMLIAALAASLPVMVGGFILYGLGNAWFVPNVMTSLGGKVLPHQQARAAGLVKMGQFLSTPLCVLLVEPYARQFGAYTVMLLACGMASFIFLLMLGRMITLGKNGLAAPAQVAGH; from the coding sequence ATGATGGACCAGGCCCAGCAAGCGGCAACAACGGCGCCGGGATTGAGCATCGGCGAGAAAGTCGTAGTTCTGATGGGCGGCGTCGTCGCGGGCATGTCGCTGACCGTGCTCAACCCGGTTCTGCCGTCGATCGAGAAGGCACTGGCACACACGCCGACGGATCAGATGCTGGTCAAGCAGCTGTTTGGCGCGGTCACCCTGGCCATGGTCGCCGGAGCGCCGCTCGGCGGTTTCCTCGTCGCGAAGCTTGGCATGCGCCGATTGCTCCTCATCGCCTCGCTGGTCTTCGCGATCGGGGGGAGTTCCGGCTTCTTCATGTCGAGCCTGCCGATGCTGCTGGTCTCGCGCCTGTTCGTCGGCCTCAGCGCAGCCTGCATCCAGGTCATGGCGCTCACCCTCGTCAACACACGCCTGAGCGGGGCCGGCCGGGCCAAATGGATGGGGCTGCATGTCGCGATCGCGACGCTGTTCTCGCTGGCGATCTTCCCCTTGAGCGGCTTCCTCGGCGACATCAGCTGGCGGTTGCCGTTCCTCGAGCATCTCTTCGGCCTGGTGGTCTTCGCCGCGATCCTGGTCAGTCCGCTCAGCGAGGTTCCGCAGCAACCGCGCTCCGCAGCCGCAGGTCTGGCGAGCGAATCCATCTTCAAATGGATGCCTTGGCACTATGTCGCGCTCACCCTGTTCACCGGCGCGATCACTTTCCTGCCGACGATCTATTCACCGTTCCTGTTCCGCGACAAGTTCGGGCTCCAGCCTTCGGGCATCGGCATGATCATGCTGGCCAGCGCGCTGATCGGCGGCCTGTCCGCCATGTTCTACGGCAAGGCGATGCGCTATCTTTCGGTCCACGCCGCCTTTCTCGTCGCCTTCGGGCTGGCCGCCACGGGCATGCTGATCGCCGCGCTGGCGGCGAGCCTGCCGGTCATGGTCGGCGGCTTCATCCTCTATGGCCTGGGCAATGCCTGGTTCGTGCCCAACGTCATGACCTCGCTCGGCGGCAAGGTGCTGCCCCACCAGCAGGCGCGTGCCGCCGGCCTGGTGAAGATGGGCCAGTTCCTTTCGACTCCGCTCTGCGTGCTGCTGGTCGAGCCCTATGCGCGGCAGTTCGGCGCCTATACCGTCATGCTGCTGGCCTGCGGCATGGCGAGCTTCATTTTCCTCCTGATGCTAGGCCGCATGATCACACTGGGCAAAAACGGCCTTGCGGCGCCAGCGCAGGTGGCAGGCCACTGA
- a CDS encoding aldo/keto reductase, whose translation MDYVTLGRTGLKVSRLCLGCMSFGDASKGWHSWILDEEASRPILRRAVEAGINFFDTANIYAAGSSEEVTGRALKDFARRDEIVLATKANGRWGKGPNQAGLSRKALFQAIDDSLTRLGTDYVDLYQIHRWDYETPIEETLEALNDIVKAGKARYIGASSMHAWQFHKALNLSRQHGWARFVSMQNHVNLLYREEEREMLPLCREEGIGVIPWSPLARGMLTRPWGGETARSQSDRIIANLYTKTEESDRAVVAAVEKIAGARGVPMAQVALAWLLAKPGVIAPIVGVSKMAQLEDALAALELALSLEEIAALEAPYTPHPVAGHE comes from the coding sequence ATGGACTACGTCACGCTCGGCAGGACCGGCCTCAAGGTCTCACGGCTGTGCCTCGGCTGCATGAGCTTCGGCGATGCATCCAAGGGCTGGCATTCCTGGATCCTCGACGAGGAGGCGAGCCGCCCGATCTTGCGCCGCGCGGTCGAGGCGGGGATCAATTTCTTCGATACGGCCAATATCTACGCTGCCGGCAGCTCGGAAGAGGTGACGGGGCGGGCGCTCAAGGACTTCGCGCGGCGCGACGAGATCGTCCTTGCGACCAAGGCGAACGGTCGCTGGGGCAAAGGACCGAACCAGGCCGGCCTGTCGCGCAAGGCGCTGTTCCAAGCGATCGACGACAGCCTGACCCGGCTCGGCACCGACTATGTCGATCTCTACCAGATCCATCGCTGGGACTACGAGACGCCGATCGAGGAGACGCTAGAGGCGCTCAATGACATTGTGAAGGCGGGCAAGGCGCGATATATCGGCGCGTCCTCGATGCATGCCTGGCAGTTCCATAAGGCGCTGAACCTCTCGCGACAGCACGGCTGGGCGCGCTTCGTCTCGATGCAGAACCACGTCAACCTGCTATACCGCGAGGAAGAGCGCGAGATGCTGCCGCTCTGCCGCGAGGAAGGCATCGGCGTGATCCCCTGGAGCCCGCTGGCGCGCGGCATGCTGACTCGGCCCTGGGGCGGCGAGACGGCGCGCTCGCAGAGCGACCGGATCATCGCCAACCTCTATACCAAGACCGAGGAGAGCGACCGCGCGGTGGTCGCCGCGGTGGAGAAGATCGCCGGCGCGCGGGGCGTGCCGATGGCGCAGGTGGCGCTGGCCTGGCTGCTGGCGAAACCGGGGGTGATCGCGCCGATCGTCGGCGTCTCGAAAATGGCGCAGCTCGAGGATGCGCTGGCGGCGCTGGAACTGGCGCTTTCGCTCGAAGAGATCGCCGCGCTCGAAGCGCCTTACACCCCGCATCCCGTGGCAGGCCACGAATGA
- a CDS encoding heme-binding protein translates to MISLEQARTVIAAARTHGREVGLKPLTIVVLDAGGHLVAMEREDGSGYGRPQIAQGKAAGALAMGVSSRALGEMAADRPTFIAALSVAWEGKLIPAAGGVLIRDGAGTLLGAVGVSGDLSDKDEEAANAGIHAAGLHAG, encoded by the coding sequence ATGATTAGTCTCGAACAGGCCCGCACCGTCATCGCCGCCGCCCGCACCCATGGCCGGGAAGTGGGCTTGAAGCCGCTGACCATCGTCGTGCTCGATGCCGGCGGGCACCTGGTGGCGATGGAGCGCGAGGACGGTTCGGGATACGGCCGGCCGCAGATTGCCCAGGGCAAGGCCGCGGGCGCGCTCGCCATGGGCGTGTCGAGCCGCGCGCTCGGCGAGATGGCCGCCGACCGCCCGACCTTCATCGCTGCGCTTTCGGTGGCTTGGGAAGGCAAGCTGATCCCCGCCGCGGGCGGCGTACTGATCCGCGACGGCGCCGGCACGCTGCTCGGCGCCGTCGGCGTCAGCGGCGACCTGTCGGACAAGGACGAGGAAGCCGCGAACGCCGGCATCCACGCCGCCGGCCTGCACGCGGGCTAG
- a CDS encoding DUF3857 domain-containing transglutaminase family protein: MRYTSMAVLLAAFIGVTADAKTSAANRDIRYGVPLGWVQPPPPPTEAKPAADAPFHFIYLDTQLHVLPTGVETYTAYRVRILKPEALQMGHITLTWDPSSGDATVHSVRIIRDGQTIDVLKNTRFQVIQREQGLEQAVITGDLTAMLQVPGLQVGDELEVATTQRSRDPTLGDHAFGLFQFPTQGLPGSFRYRLSWPDSERLAFQSSRDLAVAVPAREGGMQTISYDLRDPRGVIVNEGAPNRYNVRRLIEYSDFAGWEDVSRRFWPLFASAATLPPGSPLRAQVAKIAAASADPAQRALAALRLVQDEIRYVYVGLNGGGYRPASADETWSRRFGDCKAKTALLIALLRELGIEAEPVAVQVSGDDGLDARLPSPSVFNHVLVRAKIGGKSYWLDGTRLGDRHLELLPQPGFAWALPLREKGAPIEAVTAAPFARPQFIGVLDMDASAGFNQPAKVSVQYVMRGDEAYGVRTSLAALSSEDTDRALRAYWRREESWVNADSVSWRYDEDRNTTILSLTGTGNADWDGNDKEGHDMTIWRAGFPPPDILRRPKGQDDSAPWLTDFPSFKCWAATIRLPRAGAGHRWGYYADPMDKEIGSVNYWRQAGLSGYVMRVVKSRQVLQREISAEMARKQTDAVPGFNNNMSRVYEEEASGAAKSAAGQDKLPFGDSVDWAVNDGACSASAN, encoded by the coding sequence TTGCGATACACGAGCATGGCCGTGCTGCTGGCAGCCTTCATCGGGGTAACCGCCGATGCCAAGACGTCCGCTGCCAACCGCGACATTCGCTATGGCGTTCCGCTCGGCTGGGTCCAGCCGCCACCGCCGCCGACCGAGGCAAAGCCCGCGGCCGATGCGCCGTTCCACTTCATCTATCTGGACACGCAGCTTCACGTCCTGCCCACGGGAGTCGAGACCTACACCGCCTATCGCGTCCGCATCCTCAAGCCCGAAGCACTGCAGATGGGGCATATCACCCTTACCTGGGATCCGAGCAGCGGCGACGCCACGGTCCACAGCGTGCGCATCATCCGCGACGGCCAAACGATCGACGTGCTCAAGAATACGCGTTTCCAGGTGATCCAGCGCGAGCAAGGGCTCGAACAGGCGGTGATCACCGGTGACCTGACAGCCATGTTGCAAGTCCCCGGCCTGCAGGTCGGTGACGAACTGGAAGTCGCAACGACCCAGCGCAGCCGCGACCCGACGCTCGGCGATCATGCCTTCGGGCTTTTCCAGTTTCCCACGCAGGGGCTACCCGGCTCGTTCCGTTATCGGCTGAGCTGGCCTGATTCAGAACGCCTGGCCTTCCAAAGCTCGCGCGATCTCGCCGTGGCGGTGCCCGCGCGCGAAGGCGGGATGCAGACGATCAGCTACGACCTGCGCGATCCGCGCGGCGTCATCGTCAACGAGGGAGCGCCCAACCGCTACAACGTCCGGCGACTGATCGAGTATTCGGACTTCGCCGGCTGGGAAGATGTCTCGCGACGCTTCTGGCCGCTGTTCGCCAGCGCCGCGACGCTCCCGCCCGGCTCGCCCTTGCGGGCGCAGGTGGCGAAAATCGCTGCGGCCTCAGCCGATCCCGCGCAGCGGGCCCTTGCCGCCCTGCGCCTCGTGCAGGACGAAATCCGCTACGTCTATGTCGGCCTCAACGGCGGCGGATACCGCCCGGCTTCTGCCGACGAAACCTGGTCGCGGCGTTTCGGCGATTGCAAGGCGAAGACGGCGCTGCTGATCGCACTGCTGCGCGAACTCGGTATCGAGGCCGAACCCGTGGCCGTTCAGGTCAGCGGCGACGACGGCCTCGATGCCCGACTACCGAGCCCCAGCGTGTTCAATCACGTACTGGTAAGGGCCAAAATCGGCGGAAAGAGCTATTGGCTCGACGGCACGCGGCTGGGTGACCGGCACCTCGAACTGCTGCCGCAGCCCGGGTTCGCCTGGGCCCTCCCGCTTCGCGAGAAAGGCGCGCCGATCGAAGCCGTGACCGCAGCCCCCTTCGCCCGCCCGCAATTCATCGGCGTGCTGGATATGGACGCCAGCGCGGGCTTCAACCAGCCGGCCAAGGTTTCGGTGCAATACGTCATGCGCGGCGACGAAGCCTATGGCGTGCGGACGAGCCTGGCGGCGCTTTCGTCCGAGGATACCGATCGGGCTCTGCGCGCCTACTGGCGGCGCGAGGAAAGCTGGGTCAATGCCGACAGCGTCTCCTGGCGCTACGACGAGGACCGCAACACGACGATTCTGAGCCTCACCGGGACCGGCAACGCCGATTGGGACGGCAATGACAAGGAAGGCCACGACATGACGATCTGGCGCGCGGGCTTTCCTCCACCGGACATCCTTCGCCGGCCCAAAGGCCAGGACGACAGTGCTCCGTGGCTGACGGATTTCCCAAGCTTCAAGTGCTGGGCGGCCACGATCCGGTTGCCGCGCGCCGGTGCGGGCCATCGCTGGGGCTACTACGCCGATCCAATGGACAAGGAGATCGGCAGCGTGAACTATTGGCGGCAGGCCGGGCTCAGCGGCTACGTCATGCGCGTGGTGAAGAGCCGCCAGGTTCTGCAGCGGGAAATCTCGGCCGAGATGGCCCGCAAGCAGACCGACGCCGTGCCGGGGTTCAACAACAACATGTCGCGCGTGTACGAAGAGGAAGCGAGCGGAGCTGCCAAGTCCGCCGCAGGACAGGACAAGCTACCTTTTGGCGACAGCGTGGATTGGGCGGTGAACGACGGCGCCTGCAGCGCTTCCGCCAATTGA
- a CDS encoding hotdog fold thioesterase yields the protein MIWFGGARPTDAQLEHVRSRGLHGHLGMEVVDCGDDWLRMRMPVDERTQQPFGRLHGGASVALAETVGSIAANFCIDGATRVAVGQEINANHIRPAYDGWVYATARPEALGRSSQVWSIRIEDEAGKLVCISRFTVAVIARERS from the coding sequence ATGATTTGGTTCGGCGGCGCGCGGCCGACGGACGCACAGCTCGAGCATGTTCGCTCGCGCGGGCTGCACGGTCATCTCGGCATGGAAGTCGTCGACTGCGGCGACGACTGGCTGCGCATGCGCATGCCGGTCGACGAGCGTACGCAGCAGCCCTTCGGCCGGCTGCACGGCGGCGCTTCGGTGGCGCTGGCGGAAACCGTCGGTTCGATCGCAGCTAACTTCTGCATCGATGGTGCCACGCGCGTCGCGGTCGGCCAGGAGATTAACGCCAACCATATCCGCCCAGCCTACGACGGCTGGGTCTATGCCACGGCCCGGCCCGAAGCCCTCGGCCGCAGCAGCCAGGTCTGGTCGATCCGCATCGAGGACGAGGCCGGCAAGCTGGTCTGCATCTCGCGTTTCACCGTCGCGGTGATCGCGCGCGAGCGGAGTTGA
- a CDS encoding methyltransferase domain-containing protein yields MAEDFDETKLNELIGKVIGDVAGALSLFLSYIGDQAGVFAALDGAGRLTADQLAAKTGYNRKYLRQWLGSMSAAGYVTLHGEDETFSLSPEQALVFTREGQPACMQGFFESVVSQYEAHAQAVETFKSGKGRPWSDQTPCCFRGVDRFFRPGYAVNLVESWIPSLNGVEAKLKAGAKVADIGCGHGSSTVLMAQAYPQSTFHGFDFHAPSIEQARARAAEAGVTNAAFHVAMAQDYPGEGFDFACIFDALHDMGDPVGAARHIRSTLSPGGTFMLVEPIAGDAMADNMNPIGQIFYAFSTTVCTPASLAQDIGLGLGAQAGEKRLTAVLNEAGFTHVRRASETPTNMVLEVTG; encoded by the coding sequence ATGGCGGAAGACTTCGACGAAACCAAACTCAACGAACTCATCGGCAAGGTGATCGGCGATGTCGCCGGCGCGCTCAGTCTGTTCCTGTCCTACATCGGCGACCAGGCCGGTGTCTTCGCCGCGCTCGACGGGGCCGGGCGGCTGACGGCAGATCAGCTCGCGGCGAAAACCGGATACAATCGCAAGTATTTGCGCCAATGGCTCGGCTCGATGTCGGCTGCGGGCTACGTCACGTTGCACGGGGAGGACGAGACCTTCTCGCTCAGCCCCGAACAGGCTCTGGTCTTCACCCGCGAAGGGCAGCCGGCCTGCATGCAGGGCTTCTTCGAATCCGTGGTCTCGCAGTACGAGGCGCACGCCCAGGCGGTCGAGACGTTCAAGTCGGGCAAGGGCCGGCCATGGAGCGACCAGACGCCCTGCTGCTTCCGCGGCGTCGACCGCTTCTTCCGCCCGGGCTACGCGGTCAACTTGGTCGAGAGCTGGATTCCTTCGCTGAACGGTGTCGAAGCAAAGCTCAAGGCCGGAGCGAAAGTGGCCGATATCGGCTGTGGCCATGGCTCCTCGACCGTGCTGATGGCGCAGGCCTATCCCCAATCCACCTTCCACGGCTTCGACTTCCACGCCCCCTCGATCGAGCAGGCGCGCGCCCGGGCTGCGGAGGCGGGCGTGACCAATGCCGCGTTCCACGTCGCGATGGCGCAGGACTATCCAGGCGAGGGCTTTGACTTCGCCTGCATCTTCGACGCGCTGCACGACATGGGCGATCCGGTGGGCGCGGCGCGGCACATCCGCTCGACGCTGTCGCCGGGCGGCACTTTCATGTTGGTCGAGCCGATTGCCGGCGACGCCATGGCCGATAACATGAATCCGATCGGCCAGATCTTCTATGCGTTCTCGACCACGGTCTGCACGCCCGCCTCGCTGGCGCAGGACATCGGGCTCGGCCTAGGCGCGCAGGCGGGCGAGAAGCGGCTGACCGCGGTGCTGAACGAGGCGGGTTTCACCCATGTCCGCCGCGCCTCGGAGACGCCGACGAACATGGTGCTGGAAGTGACGGGCTGA
- a CDS encoding RcnB family protein translates to MKSIVYAAAALALVAGSAASAAPDPHGNHGRPQPGNQHPGWGHDQGNQHRWNKGERMGYNDWRGARPVDYRRYRLRQPPRGYEWRQQGNQFILAAVATGLIASIVASR, encoded by the coding sequence ATGAAATCGATAGTCTATGCGGCCGCCGCTCTGGCGCTTGTGGCCGGCTCTGCCGCTTCGGCCGCGCCCGACCCGCACGGCAACCACGGCCGCCCGCAGCCCGGCAACCAGCATCCGGGCTGGGGCCACGACCAAGGCAACCAGCATCGCTGGAACAAGGGCGAGCGCATGGGGTACAACGACTGGCGCGGGGCGCGGCCGGTCGATTACCGCCGCTATCGCCTGCGCCAGCCGCCGCGCGGCTACGAATGGCGCCAGCAGGGCAATCAGTTCATCCTCGCAGCCGTCGCGACAGGGCTGATCGCCTCGATCGTCGCCAGCCGCTGA
- a CDS encoding SMP-30/gluconolactonase/LRE family protein translates to MDIIAEGLAFPEGPVVMADGSVVVVEIMAGRVTRCWNGRTEVICETGGGPNGAAIGPDGALWICNNGGMAHLGETGPGRIERIELATGHCERVYESCDGAALRGPNDLVFDSTGRLWFTDLGSGHEDVKMVGGLYTVSPDGGTVTAVNRRSISYNGIGLSPDQRSVYVADTYQARVYRYDNRAEAQQPEWIATGIGPVGFDSLAVTEAGNICVAMVMGGGGVATVTPQGVVTQLSIPEDPYVTNIAFGGADMRDAYITLSGTGRLARMRWDEPGLKLAFNG, encoded by the coding sequence ATGGACATTATTGCCGAGGGACTGGCCTTCCCCGAGGGGCCTGTGGTCATGGCCGACGGATCGGTCGTCGTCGTCGAGATCATGGCCGGCCGCGTGACGCGCTGCTGGAACGGCCGCACCGAAGTGATCTGCGAGACGGGCGGCGGCCCGAACGGTGCGGCGATCGGCCCCGACGGCGCACTGTGGATCTGCAACAACGGCGGCATGGCCCATCTCGGCGAAACCGGTCCCGGCCGGATCGAGCGGATCGAACTTGCCACCGGCCACTGCGAGCGCGTCTACGAGAGCTGCGACGGCGCCGCGCTGCGCGGGCCCAACGATCTCGTCTTTGACAGTACCGGCCGGCTCTGGTTCACCGATCTCGGCAGCGGACACGAGGATGTGAAGATGGTCGGCGGGCTCTACACCGTCTCGCCCGACGGCGGCACGGTAACCGCGGTCAACCGCCGCTCGATCTCGTACAACGGCATCGGCCTCTCGCCCGACCAGCGCTCGGTCTATGTCGCCGACACCTATCAGGCGCGCGTCTATCGCTACGACAACCGCGCCGAGGCCCAGCAGCCCGAATGGATCGCGACCGGCATCGGCCCGGTCGGCTTCGACTCGCTCGCCGTGACCGAGGCCGGCAATATCTGCGTCGCCATGGTCATGGGCGGCGGCGGCGTGGCCACGGTCACTCCGCAAGGCGTGGTGACCCAGCTGTCGATCCCCGAAGACCCCTATGTCACCAACATTGCCTTCGGCGGCGCCGACATGCGCGATGCCTATATCACGCTGTCGGGCACCGGCCGGCTGGCCCGAATGCGCTGGGACGAGCCGGGGCTGAAGCTCGCCTTTAACGGGTGA
- a CDS encoding LLM class F420-dependent oxidoreductase: MDMDLHITRFDWAGSPAQIGPGVARLARTAEAVGIKTLSVMDHYFQMEAMAPAEDPMLEGYTTLGFIAGVTERLRMRVLVTGVTYRPPGLLAKIVTTLDVLSGGRAELGLGAAWYEREHKGLGVPFPPVAERFERLEEALQICLQMWGDNDGAFDGRHYQLAETLCRPAPVSSPRPRIMIGGGGERKTLRLVAQYADACNLFGGPDQVSHKLDVLRRHCDALGRDIREIEVTALLSTPDDGTPDQVLRAAEDYAAVGVATVMARAVGNDPAGKLETLFGPAVERMKAIEPKAL; this comes from the coding sequence ATGGACATGGACCTTCACATCACGCGTTTCGACTGGGCTGGCAGCCCGGCGCAGATCGGCCCTGGTGTCGCGCGCCTCGCGCGCACGGCCGAGGCGGTAGGCATCAAGACGCTTTCGGTCATGGACCACTACTTCCAGATGGAAGCGATGGCGCCGGCCGAGGATCCGATGCTCGAAGGTTACACGACCCTGGGTTTCATCGCAGGGGTTACCGAGCGCCTGCGGATGCGCGTGCTGGTCACCGGCGTGACCTATCGCCCGCCGGGCCTGCTGGCAAAGATCGTCACGACGCTCGACGTCCTGTCGGGCGGCCGCGCCGAACTCGGGCTCGGCGCTGCCTGGTACGAGCGGGAGCACAAGGGGCTGGGCGTGCCGTTCCCGCCGGTCGCCGAGCGGTTCGAGCGGCTGGAGGAAGCGCTGCAGATCTGCTTGCAGATGTGGGGCGACAACGACGGCGCCTTCGACGGCAGGCATTACCAATTGGCCGAAACGCTCTGCCGTCCGGCGCCCGTCTCGTCGCCGCGCCCCCGGATCATGATCGGCGGCGGCGGCGAGAGGAAGACCCTGCGGCTCGTCGCGCAGTATGCGGATGCCTGCAACCTGTTCGGTGGGCCGGACCAGGTTTCGCACAAGCTCGACGTGCTGCGTCGCCATTGCGATGCCCTGGGCCGCGACATCCGAGAGATCGAGGTCACCGCGCTGCTCTCGACGCCTGACGACGGCACGCCCGACCAGGTGCTCCGCGCCGCCGAGGATTATGCCGCGGTCGGCGTCGCCACGGTCATGGCGCGCGCTGTCGGCAATGACCCCGCGGGCAAGCTCGAAACCCTGTTCGGCCCGGCGGTCGAGCGGATGAAGGCGATCGAGCCCAAGGCCCTCTAG
- a CDS encoding AMP-binding protein yields MTDALHRPLYTADILVNALSTATDRPMLHLLGGPTLTAGDVRDETSRMIQALASLGVGKGTRVGLISPNRPEVLHASHAVQLLAAVYVPMHPLSGLADHLHVIRDSGVEVLIFDADRFAARAGEIAAEIPALKLMAFGDCAIADNISTLAATFTPQPLVAPEVGPSDVMRLGYSGGTTGKPKAIPSIQRVGVNTLQIMMTDWEWPAVPNVLTCTPLSHAGAAMFLPTLLRGGTMVVQPGFEPVAVMETIEKYRINCMMLVPTMIYALLDHPRFGEFDLSSLETVFYGASAISPARLKEAIERIGPVFQQFYGQAEAPMALTILRKAEHDITDMRRLASCGRPTPWVNLALLDAEGNPVPDGEPGEICVRGPLVMDGYRDNPELNAETFRDGWLHTGDVAVRDPGGFLRIVDRTKDMIVTGGFNVYPREIEDIIGEHPAVAQVAVIGVPHEKWGEAVKAFIVLKPGASAEEADLVAPVAARKGSFQAPKEVEFVASIPQTPVGKPDKKALRALVASGG; encoded by the coding sequence ATGACCGACGCGCTGCATCGCCCGCTCTACACCGCCGACATCCTGGTCAACGCGCTGTCCACCGCGACCGACCGGCCGATGCTCCACCTGCTCGGTGGCCCGACCCTGACAGCCGGCGACGTGCGCGACGAGACCAGCCGGATGATCCAGGCGCTCGCCAGCCTCGGTGTTGGCAAAGGCACCCGCGTCGGGCTGATCTCGCCTAACCGCCCCGAAGTGCTCCACGCCAGCCACGCGGTGCAGCTGCTCGCCGCGGTCTATGTGCCGATGCACCCGCTGAGCGGACTCGCCGATCACCTGCACGTCATCCGCGATTCCGGCGTCGAGGTCCTGATCTTCGACGCCGACCGATTTGCCGCGCGCGCCGGCGAGATCGCCGCAGAAATCCCCGCGCTCAAGCTCATGGCCTTCGGCGACTGCGCGATCGCCGACAACATCTCCACCCTCGCCGCCACTTTCACCCCGCAGCCGCTGGTCGCGCCCGAAGTCGGTCCGAGCGATGTCATGCGGCTCGGCTATTCGGGCGGCACGACGGGCAAACCCAAGGCGATCCCCTCTATCCAGCGTGTCGGCGTCAACACGCTGCAGATCATGATGACCGACTGGGAATGGCCGGCTGTCCCGAACGTGCTGACCTGTACGCCGCTCAGCCACGCCGGCGCGGCGATGTTCCTGCCGACGCTGCTGCGCGGCGGGACCATGGTCGTACAGCCCGGTTTCGAGCCGGTCGCCGTGATGGAGACGATCGAGAAATACCGCATCAACTGCATGATGCTGGTGCCGACGATGATCTATGCGCTGCTCGATCACCCCCGCTTCGGCGAGTTCGACCTCTCCAGCCTGGAAACGGTGTTCTACGGCGCCTCGGCCATTTCACCCGCGCGGCTCAAGGAGGCGATCGAGCGGATCGGACCGGTGTTCCAGCAGTTCTACGGCCAGGCCGAAGCACCTATGGCGCTGACCATTCTGCGCAAGGCCGAGCACGACATTACCGACATGCGCCGCCTCGCAAGCTGCGGCCGGCCGACGCCCTGGGTCAACCTCGCGCTGCTCGATGCCGAAGGCAATCCCGTGCCCGACGGCGAACCCGGCGAGATCTGCGTGCGCGGGCCCCTCGTGATGGACGGTTACCGCGACAATCCAGAGCTCAATGCAGAGACCTTCCGCGACGGTTGGCTGCATACGGGCGACGTCGCGGTGCGCGATCCGGGCGGCTTCCTGCGCATCGTCGACCGCACCAAGGACATGATCGTCACCGGCGGCTTCAACGTCTATCCCCGCGAAATCGAGGACATCATCGGCGAGCATCCGGCCGTCGCACAGGTCGCGGTGATCGGCGTGCCGCACGAGAAATGGGGCGAGGCGGTCAAGGCCTTCATCGTACTCAAACCCGGCGCCAGCGCCGAGGAGGCGGACCTCGTCGCGCCGGTCGCCGCGCGCAAAGGTTCGTTCCAGGCGCCCAAGGAGGTCGAGTTCGTCGCCTCGATTCCGCAGACGCCCGTCGGCAAGCCCGACAAGAAGGCGCTGCGGGCGCTGGTCGCGAGCGGCGGCTAG